One window of the Streptococcus parasanguinis ATCC 15912 genome contains the following:
- a CDS encoding CTP synthase: MSTKYIFVTGGVVSSIGKGIVAASLGRLLKNRGLKVTIQKFDPYINIDPGTMSPYQHGEVFVTDDGAETDLDLGHYERFIDINLNKYSNVTTGKIYSEVLRKERRGEYLGATVQVIPHITDALKEKIKRAATTTDSDVIITEVGGTVGDIESLPFLEALRQMKADVGAENVMYIHTTLLPYLKAAGEMKTKPTQHSVKELRGLGIQPNMLVIRTEKPAGQGIKNKLAQFCDVAPEAVIESLDVDHLYQIPLNLQAQNMDQIVCDHLKLDVPAADMTEWSAMVDKVMNLKKQVKISLVGKYVELQDAYISVVEALKHSGYANDAEVKINWVNANDVTAENVAELLGDADGIIVPGGFGQRGTEGKIQAIKYAREQDVPMLGVCLGMQLTCIEFARHVLGLEGANSSELDPETKYPIIDIMRDQIDVEDMGGTLRLGLYPSKLKRGSKAAAAYDNQEVVQRRHRHRYEFNNAFREQFEEAGFVFSGVSPDNRLVEIVEIPENKFFVACQYHPELSSRPNRPEGLYTAFITAAVENHDSK; encoded by the coding sequence ATGTCAACAAAATATATTTTTGTCACGGGTGGTGTCGTATCATCCATCGGAAAAGGAATTGTCGCAGCAAGTCTTGGTCGCTTGCTCAAAAATCGTGGATTGAAAGTGACGATCCAAAAGTTTGACCCTTATATCAATATCGACCCAGGGACGATGAGTCCTTACCAACACGGGGAAGTATTTGTCACAGACGATGGTGCAGAGACAGACTTGGACCTTGGTCACTATGAACGCTTCATTGATATCAATCTGAATAAGTACTCAAATGTGACAACAGGGAAAATTTATAGCGAAGTTCTTCGCAAAGAACGTCGCGGAGAATACTTGGGCGCGACTGTACAGGTTATTCCTCATATTACAGATGCCTTGAAAGAAAAGATCAAACGAGCAGCGACAACGACGGATTCTGATGTCATCATCACAGAAGTCGGGGGAACAGTTGGAGACATTGAGTCCCTTCCATTCCTTGAAGCTCTTCGTCAAATGAAGGCAGATGTTGGTGCTGAAAACGTTATGTACATCCACACCACCCTTCTTCCTTACTTGAAAGCTGCGGGAGAAATGAAAACCAAGCCGACCCAACACTCTGTGAAAGAATTACGTGGTCTTGGGATTCAACCAAATATGTTGGTCATCCGTACAGAAAAACCAGCTGGTCAAGGAATTAAGAACAAGTTGGCTCAATTCTGTGATGTCGCACCAGAAGCTGTCATCGAATCACTGGATGTGGACCATTTGTACCAAATCCCATTGAACTTGCAAGCACAAAATATGGACCAAATCGTTTGTGACCATTTGAAATTGGATGTTCCTGCAGCAGATATGACAGAATGGTCTGCGATGGTCGACAAGGTCATGAACCTCAAGAAGCAGGTCAAGATTTCCTTGGTTGGAAAATACGTAGAATTGCAAGATGCCTACATTTCTGTCGTTGAGGCCTTGAAGCACTCAGGTTATGCCAACGATGCAGAAGTCAAGATTAATTGGGTCAATGCCAATGATGTGACAGCTGAAAATGTGGCAGAACTCCTTGGAGATGCGGATGGGATCATCGTCCCAGGTGGTTTTGGCCAACGGGGAACAGAAGGAAAAATTCAAGCCATCAAGTATGCGCGTGAACAGGACGTCCCAATGTTAGGTGTCTGCCTGGGGATGCAGTTAACCTGTATCGAATTTGCCCGTCACGTTTTAGGTTTGGAAGGGGCCAATTCATCCGAATTGGATCCAGAAACCAAGTATCCAATTATCGATATCATGCGAGACCAAATCGATGTGGAAGACATGGGAGGAACGCTCCGTCTCGGTCTTTACCCATCTAAACTCAAACGAGGCTCAAAAGCAGCCGCTGCCTATGACAATCAAGAAGTGGTACAACGTCGCCACCGTCACCGTTATGAGTTTAACAATGCTTTCCGTGAACAGTTCGAAGAAGCAGGATTTGTCTTCTCAGGTGTTTCACCAGACAATCGTTTGGTCGAAATCGTTGAAATCCCAGAAAACAAATTCTTTGTCGCTTGCCAATACCACCCAGAATTGTCAAGCCGTCCAAACCGTCCAGAAGGACTTTACACAGCCTTTATCACAGCGGCAGTTGAAAACCACGATAGCAAATAA